The proteins below come from a single Ictalurus punctatus breed USDA103 chromosome 24, Coco_2.0, whole genome shotgun sequence genomic window:
- the fam8a1a gene encoding protein FAM8A1 → MATVKNEVERRRKTDVKGLNGHVDVSRTEYCNKLREWMWHYYCGYASWQSWMCMSALPLSPPWFPLQPGSQAANIPPYLPAPTSADISNWYIQLTSPPQTNASAAPQAGNSSTSTPPAQANGNPVQQAGREYTIPSPLHRFLAEMVDFFILFCVKATIVLWIMHLSGMKDISKVIMQFVVEEIDENTSLEDLQKMMVVALVYRVLVCFYEIICIWGAGGATPGKFLLGLRVVTCDSTVLVRPNRVLVVPASNVTLSASTVRALNKNLSIAFLFPVFITLLFFQHNRTVYDIVAGTIVVRRRGAR, encoded by the exons ATGGCTACAGTGAAAAACGAGGTAGAGCGAAGAAGGAAAACGGATGTTAAGGGACTGAACGGGCATGTGGACGTGTCACGGACGGAGTACTGTAATAAGCTGCGGGAGTGGATGTGGCACTACTACTGCGGCTACGCGAGCTGGCAGAGCTGGATGTGCATGTCGGCGCTACCGTTATCTCCTCCGTGGTTTCCGCTGCAGCCTGGCAGCCAAGCGGCTAACATCCCTCCTTATCTACCCGCCCCGACATCTGCGGACATCTCCAACTGGTACATCCAGCTCACCAGTCCGCCTCAGACGAATGCCTCAGCGGCTCCTCAGGCCGGGAattcatcaacatcaacaccaccGGCACAGGCGAATGGAAACCCGGTTCAGCAAGCAG GTAGAGAGTACACTATTCCCTCACCTTTACACAGATTTCTAGCTGAAATGGTGGATTTCTTCATCCTTTTCTGTGTTAAAGCGACAATAGTTTTGTGGATAATGCACCTAAGTGGGATGAA GGACATTTCTAAAGTCATCATGCAGTTTGTAGTGGAGGAGATCGATGAGAACACGTCTCTGGAGGACCTGCagaagatgatggtggtggCTCTGGTGTACAGGGTTTTAGTTTGTTTCTATGAG ATTATCTGTATTTGGGGAGCAGGCGGTGCCACACCTGGGAAATTCCTACTTGGACTGCGTGTCGTCACCTGCGACTCTACAGTTTTGGTACGACCCAACCGTGTCCTCGTGGTACCAGCATCTAATGTCACCCTATCAGC ATCCACCGTACGGGCCTTGAATAAGAACCTTTCCATTGCGTTCCTCTTTCCGGTCTTCATCACTCTGCTCTTCTTCCAGCACAACAGGACTGTGTATGACATTGTGGCAGGAACCATCGTGGTCCGGCGTAGGGGGGCGAGATGA